One Zeugodacus cucurbitae isolate PBARC_wt_2022May chromosome 3, idZeuCucr1.2, whole genome shotgun sequence genomic region harbors:
- the LOC105211470 gene encoding uncharacterized protein LOC105211470, whose protein sequence is MYRFIFVFCALLLLQGGQALQDSESSEELEIEGRSVFDDDLREFVEFLRLQMPCGYEPAGIPPLAPLQAGYRAVELTTDNAAIRGNVTNLSITGLDDFDVSALGFNNVIQKVKYDLFFPEILFTGLYKADIITKIFGPSMRVYGDGDLHLTLKDLRIYGSFILRPKLTGSVRMTRFKVKSELGAVESKLTGIMDSPLKTKLINAWIEEFINLTFNDSQEDVNAALKNWVVPPANQALDKVPIIGVLALIFGIVDGSLPQEPLC, encoded by the exons ATGTACAggtttattttcgttttctgcGCGCTGTTGCTCCTCCAGGGGGGTCAGGCTTTGCAGGATAGTGAATCGTCCGAGGAGCTTGAAATCGAGGGGCGCAGCGTGTTCGACGATGATCTACGTGAGTTCGTTGAGTTTTTGCGCCTGCAAATGCCTTGTGGTTATGAGCCAGCTGGCATACCACCATTAGCACCATTACAAGCCGGCTACCGAGCTGTGGAGTTGACCACCGACAATGCCGC CATACGTGGCAATGTCACCAATCTCAGCATCACCGGTCTCGATGATTTCGATGTGAGTGCGCTCGGTTTCAACAACGTGATACAAAAAGTGAAATACGACTTGTTTTTCCCCGAAATACTCTTTACCGGTCTCTATAAAGCCGATATAATAACTAAGATTTTTGGTCCCTCGATGCGTGTGTATGGTGATGGTGACCTTCATTTGACTTTGAAGGATTTGCGCATTTATGGCAGTTTCATCTTGCGTCCCAAGCTAACGGGTAGCGTAAGGATGACCAGATTCAAAGTGAAATCGGAGTTGGGCGCTGTGGAGTCCAAATTGACTGGTATCATGGATAGTCCTTTGAAGACGAAGCTGATCAACGCATGGATTGAAGAGTTCATAAATCTGACATTCAACGACAGTCAGGAAGATGTAAATGCAGCGCTGAAGAATTGGGTTGTGCCACCGGCAAATCAAGCGTTGGATAAAGTGCCAATTATTGGCGTTCTGGCACTGATATTTGGCATTGTCGATGGCTCATTGCCACAGGAGCCACTTTGTTAG
- the LOC105211471 gene encoding uncharacterized protein LOC105211471 — protein MKYFLVLAFAAVAFAATIKSPDFRPSPIDADSEIEVIYENEDGTQEIAPSFILSWQARRMIRRLQKEMPCGFPQYGIPPLAPLKKSEVDVHLERGIVETFDQLTRFRLDGLDDFKINRFKLNIILSKVTFDFTFRNIRASAPHYDTNTILDALRQLGLSVQYEGDGTLDFGLKNLRVAGTLKYKIPILWGSIKITSLKTTISLESCNSEITGIFGEGKLNRLLNDKLAGFIESGINDNQQLISETIENTVVPRVNKMLKGNDFWTLIDLILSGDDGASEDDPIVTKCVPPADPWA, from the exons atgaaatatttcttgGTTTTGGCTTTCGCAGCCGTCGCCTTTGCGGCCACAATAAAAAGTCCTGATTTCAGGCCATCGCCCATCGATGCAGACAGTGAAATTGAGGTGATCTACGAGAATGAGGATGGTACACAAGAAA TTGCTCCTTCGTTCATCTTGTCATGGCAAGCACGTCGCATGATTCGCAGACTGCAGAAAGAGATGCCTTGCGGCTTCCCACAATACGGCATTCCCCCACTAGCGCCATTGAAGAAGAGCGAAGTTGATGTACATCTCGAACGTGGAATCGTGGA AACCTTTGATCAGCTCACCCGTTTCCGTCTGGATGGCTTGGATGATTTCAAAATCAACAGATTCAAGTTGAATATAATTTTGTCCAAGGTCACTTTCGACTTCACCTTCAGAAACATTCGTGCTTCTGCGCCTCACTACGACACCAACACGATTTTGGATGCTTTGCGTCAATTGGGTCTCTCCGTGCAATACGAAGGTGACGGTACACTGGACTTTGGTTTGAAAAATTTGCGCGTTGCTGGCACTTTGAAATACAAGATTCCCATTTTGTGGGGATCCATCAAAATTACCTCGCTAAAGACTACCATCTCTTTGGAGAGCTGCAATTCCGAAATCACTGGTATCTTTGGTGAAGGCAAATTGAACAGGCTGCTTAATGACAAACTCGCTGGTTTCATCGAATCCGGCATTAACGACAACCAACAATTGATCTCGGAGACCATTGAAAACACTGTGGTGCCACGTGTGAACAAAATGCTTAAGGGCAACGATTTCTGGACTCTCATCGATTTAATTTTGTCCGGCGACGATGGTGCCAGTGAAGATGATCCCATTGTGACCAAATGTGTGCCACCAGCAGATCCCTgggcttaa
- the LOC105211472 gene encoding uncharacterized protein LOC105211472: MRIVFFLLFGCLALAAANEAEDASENEWDISWHEGQDRGLILNSQAKKAVRNFMEQMPCGWPDLGVPPLAPYTNADLNLHLSRSVVDSILQFIRFRFDGLDRMDIKKMKVSYTFKKKVVFHFVFRELKATAHVYNTDTFLDMMRGLGMSVRYEGSGPLQFALEDLSIEGQFKYKMPLFWGSIKIYKFEAKVSLGGVRSNIGGILGSGKLNRFLNDKIEDIIPNFINGNQKEISDHIENIIVPRLNAYLKGHKVWWLLGQMIGSTNKCYPTPAPWLALE; this comes from the exons ATGCGTATAGTTTTCTTTCTCTTGTTCGGCTGCCTTGCCTTGGCTGCCGCCAATGAAGCTGAAGACGCGAGTGAAAATGAGTGGGATATCTCGTGGCATGAAG GACAGGATCGTGGCTTGATCCTCAACTCGCAAGCTAAAAAGGCTGTGCGTAACTTTATGGAGCAAATGCCTTGTGGTTGGCCTGATCTAGGTGTTCCACCACTAGCACCTTACACTAATGCCGACCTAAACCTTCACCTATCCAGATCAGTTGTAGA CTCCATACTCCAGTTCATCCGCTTCCGTTTCGATGGTTTGGATCGCATGGACATCAAGAAAATGAAAGTGAGCTATACATTCAAAAAGAAGGTTGTCTTCCATTTCGTCTTCAGAGAGTTGAAGGCCACCGCACACGTTTACAACACGGACACATTCCTTGACATGATGCGCGGTTTGGGCATGTCGGTGCGTTATGAGGGTTCGGGCCCATTGCAATTCGCCTTAGAGGATCTCTCCATTGAGGGCCAATTCAAATATAAGATGCCACTCTTCTGGGGCTCCATCAAGATCTACAAGTTCGAAGCCAAGGTCTCACTTGGTGGTGTACGCTCAAATATTGGCGGTATATTGGGTAGTGGTAAATTGAATCGCTTCCTTAATGACAAGATCGAAGATATCATTCCCAACTTCATCAATGGAAATCAAAAGGAAATTAGCGACCATATCGAGAACATTATTGTGCCACGTCTTAATGCCTACCTGAAGGGCCATAAAGTTTGGTGGTTGTTAGGTCAAATGATTGGTTCCACCAACAAGTGCTACCCAACCCCAGCCCCATGGTTGGCTCTGGAGTAG
- the LOC105211474 gene encoding uncharacterized protein LOC105211474 — translation MKFLLVLLAFVAAANSYEFQERLSIYDRSVSSQINDYIESLRKQMPCGFPGLGLGPLSPARLSHRDVALSSSGLVLAGEIDDFILYGLDDFDFLVKINLVLSRVNFNFHWKKVHFDTKYKMDMNTNNRLNAGRNGGAKFAIEDLKVVGSAKYNIIGKLRLKEFKISATIGDVNSEIENLSKIKIVNKKLNQIIEEWILLAVNENTSEMEQMANSFVVPFVNDLIGDATLADIIAIIAGGGGGGSGGEPEECVPPVAPLTDEM, via the exons ATGAAGTTCCTGTTGGTGTTATTGGCGTTTGTGGCCGCAGCGAACAGTTACGAGTTTCAGGAGCGTTTGAGCA TTTACGATCGCTCCGTGTCCAGCCAAATAAACGATTACATTGAGAGCCTGCGCAAGCAAATGCCATGCGGTTTTCCTGGCCTCGGTCTGGGACCTCTATCACCAGCACGTTTGTCTCACCGTGATGTGGCGCTCAGCTCAAGTGGTTTGGTTTTGGCTGGAGAAATCGACGATTTCATACTCTACGGACTGGACGACTTTGATTTCTTAGTAAAGATCAATCTTGTGCTCAGCAGGGTCAACTTCAATTTCCACTGGAAGAAAGTGCATTTCGACACCAAATACAAAATGGACATGAACACCAACAACAGGCTGAATGCGGGACGCAATGGTGGCGCCAAGTTTGCCATCGAGGATTTGAAGGTTGTCGGCTCGGCCAAATACAACATCATCGGCAAACTGCGTTTGAAGGAGTTCAAGATCAGCGCCACCATTGGTGATGTCAATTCGGAGATTGAAAATTTGtccaaaatcaaaattgttAACAAGAAATTGAACCAGATCATTGAGGAGTGGATTTTGTTGGCGGTGAATGAAAACACCAGCGAAATGGAGCAGATGGCGAACAGCTTTGTGGTGCCATTTGTTAATGACTTGATAGGAGATGCGACGTTGGCTGACATAATTGCGATTATCGCTGGTGGTGGAGGTGGTGGTAGTGGCGGTGAGCCAGAGGAATGTGTGCCGCCAGTAGCTCCACTGACTGACGAAATGTAA
- the LOC105211473 gene encoding uncharacterized protein LOC105211473 yields the protein MKIALVLLAVVGLASATQVADTYASRSISSVAIDAIENLRDEMPCGFPALGIPPLAPLKIPHKEVNIDTEALQLQGVVDNFRLNGLNDFDIDEMKINAITSKVNFRFIFRNVNVDTQYDLRLLLKKAGFTINMVGSGPAKFAIKNMDIKGVLKYSLGIVSGKLKLKTLNIRTHIGEVESDIEGIMGEGGINEKMNEALAEIVEVAVNENEDMIAETIESLAVPMVNDALADMTLGDMIGAVGGGGDDGEKEKCIPPTD from the exons ATGAAAATCGCTTTAGTACTCTTGGCCGTCGTTGGTCTGGCGTCAGCCACACAAGTCGCTGATACTTATG CCTCCCGTTCCATCTCCAGCGTAGCTATCGATGCTATCGAGAACCTCCGTGATGAGATGCCTTGCGGTTTCCCCGCACTTGGCATTCCCCCACTCGCTCCATTGAAGATCCCACACAAGGAAGTCAACATCGACACCGAAGCCTTGCAATTACAGGGTGTTGTTGACAACTTCCGCTTGAACGGTCTGAACGATTTCGATATTGATGAGATGAAGATCAATGCGATCACCAGCAAAGTGAACTTCCGTTTCATTTTCCGCAATGTGAATGTCGACACACAATACGATTTGCGTTTGCTATTGAAGAAAGCCGGTTTCACCATCAACATGGTCGGCAGTGGTCCAGCTAAATTCGCTATTAAGAATATGGATATCAAGGGTGTACTCAAGTATTCATTGGGTATTGTGAGCGGTAAATTGAAGTTGAAGACCTTGAACATTCGTACACACATCGGTGAGGTCGAGTCCGACATTGAGGGTATCATGGGTGAGGGTGGCATCAACGAAAAGATGAACGAAGCTCTGGCTGAAATTGTCGAGGTTGCTGTCAATGAGAATGAGGATATGATTGCCGAGACCATCGAATCACTTGCTGTACCAATGGTTAACGACGCCTTGGCCGATATGACTTTGGGCGATATGATTGGTGCCGTGGGTGGCGGTGGTGATGACGGCGAAAAGGAGAAATGTATACCACCCACAGATTAA